The sequence tccacttctggactaaatattttctttcatcataACCCTGCACCCAGGACTGCATTTGAAAGtaatgatgatgctgatgatgaccCTCAGCCCTTGTCTTAATATAGTTCTATACTGAACTCAGCAAAATATATGATTTAAAAATTTACTTAGACAATGCTGTCATTTGTGTTAgcctaactactatttttgttttgacgTTTCTGATGTTATTGGTCGTCTGCCCTAACCTGTTTTTTCCATAGGTCCTGTTATttctattatgcaattttctataacacaagGTTGCATGGGAACATAACTACTGCATTGTAGCAGAACAGACTATTCAAATAACTTCAGTCGTCATCAACATTTGATGACAGGGCTCCAAAAATAATTTCTTGCCAATATAGGATCTAACACAGCTATCTCTCATTTTGTTGGCTTTTGTATGATCTCTGATTTGCACCAGGTCTCCTACTTAATTAACATTCCAATGTTTCTTTTGTGCACTGAGTCACTCATAATAAATTTGAGGTTACCTACtctggtagcaaaaacaggaacgtagattattatctgaacaaCAATAGATTAGGAAAGGGGAATGTGCTTGGAAACCTCGGTAGTATCATACACCAGTCGCTGGAAGTAAGCATGCAAGTGCTGCACaatgtgaagaaggcaaatggcagtTTGCTTTCATAGTGGGGGGATtcaagtacaagagcagggatatcttgctgtaACTGTATGTATCTTTGTTTTTGCTTGTCTTTAATTAAATCTGTTTGATATCAATTATTGGATATTGTGCAGACTAATGGAACTAATACGCAACAGATTGAGAGGGAAATAAGTTAATGACTATGATGATTATAGCAAGATTAGTGCTTTAATAATCATTTTATGTAATGTATTTAGAGCCTGTAATCTAAGAGTGTCTATATTGTGAGGCCTGacattttctttacatttgtGCCCAAGTATTCATTCAATtatctggttaaaaaaaaaatcattgaatgttGGGCTTAAGTAAATTGCATGTATAACTGCAAAATCATTCAAGTAACCTTCACCTTTTGCATCTATCAATCAAACTTCCATCTGAATGAAACTTCATTGTCCCCTCAGGACTGGTCATCATGTCAACTCTGAATGGAGTATAGTTTGATTGCATTTGTTATTGGTGGGCAGTGAGGGGCTCGTGTCAACATTGTTACCAAATTTTTAGACAAAGTGATAAATTAAGTAATTTCAactttgtaattttatttaaacTTTTATCCAGATGCCCTTGCTTTGTAATATAGTTTCCTTGCAATGAAAACAGCAAGACATATTAAAAATGAAGTTCCCTTTGTCAGGTTGTCTCTTGTGTCCTATCCAATGTGCATGAATGATGATTAAATGGATTTAAATTTTAAGATACTAGAGCATACTAATGGATATCCATCCTTTCTCTAGGCTCAGAATGTTTACACTGCTTTATGCTCATTTTAAGTTCTTCTGTAATCAGATTGGGGAGGTGCTTGACTGGCAAAATGGTGCAGCCTCAAATTATAGAGGGAAAAAAAGTCAGCCTGAATTTTTATGAAGAATTCGGTAACAGTGTCTCATTAAGCCTCCAGACTTAAGACTACTGAAGCCTTTGCTAACATAAGCAATTCTGTGAACAGCAAATCGTTAAAACAATTgttcttagcgagttttgagaagacttgtagctcaggttgagttctggatgtaggtttgctcgctgagctagaaggttctttcctgacatttcgtcaccctactaggtaacaccttcagtgggcctccaggcgaaggaCTGCTGATAAttcttgctttctgtttatatgtttgggtttctttgggttggtggtgtcatttcctgttcttttcctcgggatggtagatggggtctaactcgatgtgtttgttggtagaattccggttggaatgccatgcttctaggaattctcgtgcgtgtctctgtttggcttgtccaaggatgaatgtgttgtcccagtcaaagtggtgtccttccttatctgtatgtaaggatactagtgagagagggtcatgtaattttgtggctagttgatcaACTAGCCACCTGACAAAGGGAACTTGATAAATGgaacccatctaccaccccctgacaaaaacaacaggaaatgacatcaacaaaccaaagaaacccaaacatatgaatggaaagcaggaattatcagtagTGCTTCGCcaggaggcccactgaagatgttacctagtagggtgacgaaacatctggaaatgaacctttcagctcagcaagcaaacctacatccagaacaatTGTTCAATTAATACTTACTTCAGCTGAAATAAGACAATACAAGTTATTAGACTGTTCTAAATGGCTTTATTGTGTATTGACATTTGAcctatattttgtttcttttcccctGTGGTTCAGGTGAGTGTAGTTCAAGACTCTGTTAACATATCTGGTCAATCAAACATGAATACACTAAAAGTTCCAGAATGTCGGCTGGCTGATGATTTGGGAAATTTGTTGGAAAGTTCTAGGTTCACAGACTGCTCCCTTTATGTGGGTGGACAAGAATTCAAAGCTCACAAATCAATTTTAGCAGGTAAATAATTTCTGACAAAAAAAGTTGAATTTatctattttattgaaaaattctTGGTcttatgacttttttttcctttttatcagCACGGTCTCCGGTTTTTAATGCAATGTTTGAACATGAAATGGAAGAAAGTAAGAAGGTAAGATTGTCATTCacttgttcattttaaaatttaatcaacttTGACAGTGAAGTTGGTTTATTTTTCACAACTTTGTTTTAACTTTCTGGTAATGCAGTGAACTATTATGCCTTTGAGCTCTAATAGTGCAGCTTTGTACAAATCTTTAAATTACTGTTAAAATTGCAGTTGAATTGCAGTTAATGTATTGAATGAATATTAGAGATGGTATCATATCTTtaacttttaatcatttatattatGTTTAATATTGCTTTTTATTCTCTTCTCAATAGAACAGAGTagaaataaatgatgtggatcCTGAAGTGTTTAAGGAAATGATGAGATTTATCTACACAGGAAAAGCACCAAATCTCGATAAAATGGCTGATAATCTGTTGGCCGCAGCAGACAAAGTAAGTAATGAACATTCAGGAGATAGTGCCAGAAAAAGGTTCAGTCACATCACGTCAACAGGAAGCATTCTTATACATTGATACACCAGGATCATAAAAAATTATTTACTTTTGAAGGCCAGTCACAAATAGacacaatttgcacacagcaatgtAATTCAAATAGGAAGTGTATGAATGAAAAGGAAATCTATTTTTGGTGATGTTGTTACTACTACGACGGCAGAATACATTTTATGCTTCTCTACATATAGCGTCACAGAATCTCCAGTATTTACTTAACCAGGTAGATAATACCTCAGTTTAAAACACTGTTCAAAAGACTTCACCCCTCCATCCATTACTGTCTCATTACTGCATTGAAATGTCAGTTTACATTATATATTTTGCTTAGTCATCTTCCCCTCAAGGGATGATATTGCTATCATTTATTTTATGGCTGATCTGCACCTGGAAGTTTTTGCTTAAAACAAGCAGGACAATAGTTATGGTCTGGAGCACACTGATTTAAAAGGTTATTAGAAGCAGATTTAATAGTGGGGATTAAATTAAATTCTTAAACTTTTCCTGGGCAATAGTAAAGGGTAAGGCAGTTGGATTAATTGAAAAGTTTTAAAGAATTAACAGAGGCACATTAGATGAAATGGCAACCTCCTTTCTGTATGATTCTGTAATattaaatgccattggttgcttGATCTGGAGAAATTTTTAAAAGGTAtgcttggatttttaaaaaaggcaatagAATATCTCCGCATGAAATGGGATTAACAACAGGAAATGTCTTCCAGGGTGACTAGTGGATGCAACAGTCTGAGAGTTATTGAAGTGGCAGTGACTGTCATGAAGTGGAATGTTCTCAACTTATAGTTGAAGCGTTTAATTAAATTTAGAGTGAACAAAAGATATATTCTTCATACATTTGTGAGGTAATGATTCATTCTCTGCCAGCACACACAGTAATTTCTAGTTTTATCTGAAGAAAATTTGTGGAGTAATTTCAGTCAAAAATGTTGCAAAGTTGCTCATTCTTGCACATTTGCCAATGCAGAGAAGTTTGGTTTCTGCCATTTTTAGTCAAATTTCCTCcacttaaaattatttaaagtaGTACACAAATTCCTATTACattcttccagctcggcgaacagaaccacagcaacgagcacccgagctacaaatcttctcacaaactttgaacattcttATACTTCTCATCTGAGAGCCAAGATTTTGTTGTAGTTGTGAATACATTCCATCCACTTTAATGACGAGGGAAGGCATGTGTTTTGGGATTTAGGTCAAGAATGTATTTTGAGAATAAGGGGAATCTCTAACTCAGCAATTGATTAGGAATTCTGAATTATCTTTTCAGACATTTGTTGGAGAGAGAGCTTTGTAAGTTTTGTTTATATTGAGAAATATGTCCCAATTCTCACCTTTTCACGTGTACACAGGGCATCAGCTTTGAACAGTGATAACGCGTTtatattttgaaatcattgaaaatACGGACAGGTTTATAGGttcacaacaaaaacagaaattgctggaaaaactcagaaggtatggcagcatctgtgaagagaaagcagagtcaataatTGGGTCCATTGATGGACCCCACCCCAAACCAATGTCTGAACTAATTGTAGcttggaaaaggttggtatatatgctgaagatcgGGTTGGGGGAGGCGGGGGTGgagaggagtaaacaataggtggagatagaaagAAAAATAGTTGGGGGCCCCTCCCACCCATATACATGAGATGGAGATGGATGACCTGGGAGAATAGGCACTGAGGCGAAGACAATAGAAGAGTGTTCAATGTCATGTCGTGCCCTAAATTCATTAAGGTGCGGCTGTAGAGGGATAAGACTAAGACTTTTGCTGAGTGCAGAACATGCAGTATCAGAGTGGAAAGGGAGAAGGGATAGTAAGTGCATGATAAGAGACAGATTTGGGCGAAGGGATAGGAAAGGGGAGGAGATGAGTGTCTCCAAGTTGTTGCATTTtgtattccttaattccttcAAGAAAAAGCTgcttgttagaatactgaatgaaccaGAGGCTGAAGTGATATAGAGATCAGCAGtaaacaggtttttaaaaaactttttgcAAGGAATGTTTACTTGCAGAAAAGATGCACATGTTAATGTTGGTCAGTTCTAAAAGCCGTAGATGGTGTTTCTACTTGATAGTTGCCAGTTATATGAGGTAATCAATATTTTTTCTGTCCTTTCAGTACGCACTAGACCGCCTGAAGGTTATGTGTGAAGAAACCTTGTGTAGTAACCTTTCAGTTGAAAATGTGGCAGAAATTCTCATTCTTGCAGATTTGCACAGTGCAGAACAGCTGAAAGCACAAGCAATAGACTTCATTAACAGGTAAGTGTCATTGCTTTCATTTGAAATTCAGGCTGCCAAATCTATATTTTGTGTTCATTGAAttagttttctttcttttaatattttcccATTACAGGTGCAGTGTTCTCCGACAACTTGGGTGTAAGGATGGAAAAAACTGGAGCAACAAGTAAGTAAAGTGAAAAAATGAAATTGATTGGATTGGTTTTCGAGATTTAATATCATACATTCTTTAACCTCATTATATGTCACAGCTATATCTCCAGATACACTATTGTATGTTCTTTTAAAGgacaaacaaatgcaaaatagatGAATACCTACCTAGGAGGCAGCTCTGCTTTTCCATATGCAACTCTGCAAAGTACAAAGAAAGGTTTCTAAGTTTTGCCATCTGTCATATTGCAAAAGATTCtttttcattccaaacatgctAAATTCTGATTATTTATCGTTATAATAGCCACTTTAGGTCACTTTCCTATTTAAATTTGTATAACCTTTTGCTGTTGGGAAAATGATCATGAAGAAAATAGTTGCCTTTCCAGATTAGAGAGTTCCTCAAACTTTGGATTCCATTTATTAGTCCAGTTgactggacggctggtttgcaaCGCAGAGTGACACTAATAATGTGTATTGAATTCCTGTATTGtctgatgttaccatgaaggtcccgcTTTTTCAATATCACccattgcctgaggcatggtgaccctcagggtaaactcaccaccagacacctctgtaatgagagagtagcctaTGATCCTGTGGGAGCATGACAACTTTGCCTTTACTATTGTAGAGCTATATTGTCCAATAATGTCAAAGCATTTTATACTGGAAATATACCTAAAAAATATTTCACAAGATACCAAGCAATTGTTCTGTACTTGTACGGATTTGTTGTGGTCTATTTTTGACTTTCTGAATAGAGAATTTGTTGAGATGTTACTGTATAAAAGGCTACAAAAGTATatttatgtttgtttttaattgtgtATAACTTCCTATGATCTAGCCCTAAGATTGTTCCATATGCACTGCTAACAAAAGCTCTGCCCTGAGCTTTATTGAGTGTTCTTTAACTCACTCTTGGaaagtgcatttttaaaagttgacaTCTTCTATTTTGCTAGGAGaaagctacctagattacacctcctcccaccctgccccctgaaAAACaacatcccatattcccaattccttcgccttcgctgcatctgctcccaggaggaccaattccaataccgaacaacccaaatggcctccttcttcatagaccgcaatttcccctcagacgtggttgacgatgctctccactgcatcccctccacttcccgctcctccgcccctccaatcgccatcaggacataaccccactggtcctcacctaccaccccaccaacctccagatacatcgtatcatccttcgtcatttccgccacctccaaacagaccccaccaccaaggatatatttccctccccNNNNNNNNNNNNNNNNNNNNNNNNNNNNNNNNNNNNNNNNNNNNNNNNNNNNNNNNNNNNNNNNNNNNNNNNNNNNNNNNNNNNNNNNNNNNNNNNNNNNNNNNNNNNNNNNNNNNNNNNNNNNNNNNNNNNNNNNNNNNNNNNNNNNNNNNNNNNNNNNNNNNNNNNNNNNNNNNNNNNNNNNNNNNNNNNNNNNNNNNNNNNNNNNNNNNNNNNNNNNNNNNNNNNNNNNNNNNNNNNNNNNNNNNNNNNNNNNNNNNNNNNNNNNNNNNNNNNNNNNNNNNNNNNNNNNNNNNNNNNNNNNNNNNNNctcagcaccgccttcttgacctgcaatcttcttcccgacctctccgcccccaacccctctccagcctatcaccctcaccttaacctccttccacctatcacattctcaatgcccgtccccaaagtccctcctccctaccttttatcttagcctgcttggcacaccctcctcattcctgaagaagggcttatacccgaaacgtcgattctcctgttcctatgatgctgcctgacctgctgcgcttttccagcaacacttttttaaGCTCTTATCTTCTATTTTGCtttacaacatgggaaagtataTCACAATTTTAGTTTTATTAAACCAGAAAGtcattatttttgtattttagtgGATGTCCAATGTAGCTTTATAGGCCGACAGTAATTGGCAGTAGCATTCCTTTAGAAATGAGCTTTAGTTTCTCAAAAGCTAACTTGTATTAAAAAGCAGATTGCAAGAGTCAAGTATGAGAGAGgctggaactctgaaataaaatcagaaattagtGGAAATAATCAACAGATCTGACAACATCTTTGGAATTATTACTTCAAATTGATAGCTCTTCCATTTGAActgagaaaatttaaaaatgtagttTTAATCAAGTAAAAATGGGGGAGCATGGGAAAAGGCATAAAACAGAAGATCTGTGAGGGGCTGGAATACAAGACAAATGAAATGACAGGAATTGTTTGTGCAAGCCAAAGGGAGAGTGGTAATGGACAAGTGAAAGTAAAATGTGTCTAAAGGAGGTTTTACTGTGCTGAATCACCTACTCTGTGATAGTGTTAAGTTCCAAAAAGAAGGAACCATGAAACAGCAGGAACTTTAATATAGAGATGTGCATTCTATGGGCAACAAGgttagagagaaaacaaaaccagaaattactggaaaagctcagcaggtctagcagtatctgtggaaagaaatcagaattgacagtttgggtcgagtgaccttttCTGAGAACTGGGTTACAAAGAGGTGTTTGTCCCTCCAAAAGTGCCAATATTGTCATCATTGCATCGCATGTTTGgactcttaaagtgacagtcaGCCTTCACAAATACAGAGTACATCAGGGAttcctgaaatgaaaacattcacaATGTTTACTGTCATATATATGACAGTAAGTAAGATTTTCCAGAGAGCGTTGCTTCCTGTGTGGCTGTCGATGTAGTTCaggtgtttgtttatttttttgctgtttttaatTTGTGGTGTTTTTGGTGTAATGGTTTTAAGAGGTAGATTGCAAGTTCTTTCCCAAACTACACGTTTCCACATTCTCCTCAATTTCGGAGTGGAGCTCTGGCCAGCAGAAATGGTTTCTGGCTATCTCCCTCGTTCTGACAATGTCATAGTGATCTTTGTGTAGTTGATTTCACA comes from Chiloscyllium plagiosum isolate BGI_BamShark_2017 chromosome 7, ASM401019v2, whole genome shotgun sequence and encodes:
- the LOC122551719 gene encoding speckle-type POZ protein-like A isoform X2 — its product is MSRVPTPPPPGEMSSGPVAESWCYTQVKVVKFSYMWTINNFSFCREEMGEVLKSSTFSSGPNDKMKWCLRVNPKGLDEESKDYLSLYLLLVSCPKSEVRAKFKFSLLNAKREETKAMESQRAYRFVQGKDWGFKKFIRRDFLLDEANGLLPDDKLTLFCEVSVVQDSVNISGQSNMNTLKVPECRLADDLGNLLESSRFTDCSLYVGGQEFKAHKSILAARSPVFNAMFEHEMEESKKNRVEINDVDPEVFKEMMRFIYTGKAPNLDKMADNLLAAADKYALDRLKVMCEETLCSNLSVENVAEILILADLHSAEQLKAQAIDFINRCSVLRQLGCKDGKNWSNKPLENCCFSPQ